The Asticcacaulis sp. EMRT-3 region GCGAGGTCGGCGAGATGAACATGAATATCTGACACGATCAGGGTGATCAGGCACAAACCGCTCAGGATCAGGCTGACCGCGCCGCTCAAGGCTTCGCGTCCGATCGTGTCGGTCTTGGCGGCATATAGCCGGGCTTCCAGTTGGCGCAGTTCGTCCAGCAGGGGCTGGCGCAGGTCATAGGCGCGAATATCGGGCAGCAGGGCCATCAGTTCGTAAAAGCGGGCCTTCAGCGCGCCGATGGCCGCCTGTTCGCCACCCGCCTCCGCCTGATTCGCCGGGACAAGGCGGTGGATATACAAGGTGGCCGCCAGAATCGCCGCCATGAAGACCAGCAGGATCAGCGCCCCCCACGGATTGGCCCAAGCGCACATCAGGGCTGCCATGCCGATGCCGCCCAGCGCCGAGGCAGGCGCGCTTTGCATGACCAGCGCGGTTTCGAGACTGCCGACATCCTGCACGAAGCGGCTGGAGCTTTCGCCGCGACTTAAGGCCAGCACATGCGTCCTGTCCTGGTCCAGCAGACGCTTAAACAGGGCGGGGCGCAGATCGGCCATGGCGCGCAGGGCCGCGCTGTGGCCGAGATAGCGTTCGCCATAGCGCAGAACCGTGCGGCTGATGGCGAAGAAGCGGATAAAGGCGCTGGGCAGCAGATAGTTGAAGGTCTGGGCCAGCACCGGCCCCGCCGCACCGGCCACGGCGGCGGCGGTCAGGAACCAGCCCGACAGGCCAAGCAGGGCGACGGCCGATACGCTGACGCCCGCCGCGAACAGGGCGGTCAGCCACAGGCGCGGGCCGAAGGGCTTGATAAGGGCCTGATAGCGGCTGTTGAAATCGTCGTTCATGCCACCTCCACAATCTGATCGGCCAGGGCGCACAGGACGGGCGAGTGGCTGGAAAAAATGACGGTGCGCCCGGCGAAAAGCGCGGGCAGACAGGCCATCAGCGCGGCTTCGGCGGCGGCATCGAGATCGGCGGTCGGTTCATCGAGCAGCCACAGGGGGCTCCCCTTCAGCACGGCGCGCGCCAGTCCGATGCGCCGCCTTTCGCCGCCCGACAGGCCCGAACCACGTTCGTTCAGCGCTGTTTCCAGACCCTCTGCCCGGCTGGCCACCAGCCCGCCCAGACCGGTGATGTCGAGGGCATGGCGCAACTGCGCGTCATCGGCGGCCTGACCGAGGCGCAGATTATCGGCAAGGCTGCCGGCCAGAATCGGCGGGTGCTGCGATACCCAGGCAAGGCTGGCCGCCAGATCGTTCAGCGGCTGGCCGTTGACGGTGATCCGCCCGGACAGGATGTGGCCCTGACCGAGAAACAGCCGCAACAAGGTGGTCTTGCCCGCGCCGGTCGGGCCGGTCAGGGCGGTCACCGAACCGGGGCGCGCCGTGAAGCTGACCGGGCCGATGCGAAACCCGGGATCGTCGGGAAAACCGCACACCAC contains the following coding sequences:
- a CDS encoding ATP-binding cassette domain-containing protein, which gives rise to MNDDFNSRYQALIKPFGPRLWLTALFAAGVSVSAVALLGLSGWFLTAAAVAGAAGPVLAQTFNYLLPSAFIRFFAISRTVLRYGERYLGHSAALRAMADLRPALFKRLLDQDRTHVLALSRGESSSRFVQDVGSLETALVMQSAPASALGGIGMAALMCAWANPWGALILLVFMAAILAATLYIHRLVPANQAEAGGEQAAIGALKARFYELMALLPDIRAYDLRQPLLDELRQLEARLYAAKTDTIGREALSGAVSLILSGLCLITLIVSDIHVHLADLALSLLAASMGFESLGVLAKAIGQRSVFKEARSRVASLYDSAQSRQTAPLPEAPYLKANGLFYHLDTALRLRIDGPSGSGKTRLIEALIGLREGGPEGVYDGSLFALCPQDAALLTGSLRDNLLMALNEAAFKRFSRAEIETQLWAALDDAALAERVRSLPKGLDSWVGDGGVTLSGGERKRLALARALLREAPILLLDEPTEGLDLATEAKVVARLEARLRDRKQGLILISHRLAPRALTGQCLAVQAP